CCAGAAAACTTTACTGATTACAACGGCCATGGAACCCATGTTGCAGGAACGATTGCCGCAATCAATCCAGGTTCAGGTGTTGTCGGGGTAGCCCCTGAGGCCAAGCTACTCATTCTTAAAGCGCTTGGCGGCAAAAATGGGTCAGGCGAATATGAATGGATTATCAATGCAATCAACTATGCAGCTTCTCAGAATGTGGACATTATCTCTATGTCGCTCGGCGGACCTATTGATGTAACAGAACTTCACGATGCAATCAAAGCAGCCATTTCTTCTAACATTCTTGTCGTATGCGCTGCTGGTAATGAAGGAGACGGAAATCAATATACGGAAGAGTTTTCCTATCCTGCAGCCTACACAGAAGTCATCTCTGTCGGTTCTATCAATCTTCAACGCAAATCCTCTTACTTTACTAACTCGAATAACGAAATAGATCTTGTCGCGCCTGGTGAAAAAATCATTTCCACTATACCAGGAGGAAGATATGCCGTTTTCAGTGGTACATCCATGTCAGCCCCACATGTCGCTGGAGCGCTCGCCTTAATAAAGAAGCTTACAGAAAAGGAATTTGGCCGAGTACTTTCTGAACCTGAGCTGTATGCCCAACTAATTAAAAGAACCATTCCCCTTGGCTATCCAAAAAGCCTGGAAGGCAATGGACTCCTCTATTTGACAACTCCACAGCTTTTGACCGATTATTTGAGACAAACCAATATTGCAGAAACCATTGGTGTGTAACGTGAAAATATGACAACAAACCAATCGCTAACGCGAGCTAAAACTACGTCCCAAGATCATAATCTCTTGGGACGTTTTCTCGGTTTTCGCATAGTTTTGAAGTATTGACCTTGGTCGGATCATCCCTTTGCGCTCATATTTGACTATTTCAATAAAATCCCTTGTCACCAAGAGCTTCATATTGGTGATGATGACCTCTCTCCTCCTGATTTCTCGTCACTGATGTCTTCATAACGCCGTTGAGGACTTCTCTCCTCCTGATTTCTCGCCACTGATGTCTTCATAATGACGATGAGGACTTCTCTCCTCCTGATTTCTCGTCACTGATGTCTTCATAACGCCGATGAGAACCTCTCTTTTCCAGTTTCTTGTCACCACCGAGGTGTTCATTCTGGCGTCAAGAATTACTCTGAAGACTATCCACAATTCAATTATTTTATAATTTCCTAAAGAATAAAAAATCCCCCGATCCCAATTGATTATTTTGAGGATCGAGGGATTTAATTTTTCTCTTCTAATGTTAAACCTATTGCTAAAAGGATGGTTCCTAACGCTTGAGTCCAACTCCCTAACGCAATGAGAACTTCATTGCTAACCTGGGAAAGACCTATCACTGTTCTTTCTTCCTCTTTAAGTTCTCTCGCTCCTCCAACAGCCTGTAAAGAGTTTCCTAGTGCTTGGAGACCGTTCCCAATAACTATATAGGATTTGTCTGCACTCCCAAGTGCTGTTATAGCCCCCAATGCCTGAATGAGATCGCCACTTATAACTAACCTTTCCTCTGTATCACCGGAAAAATCAATAATCAACCCTGCACTTACCATTATATTCCCTGTTGCTTGTATTATATTTCCTAGCTTTCCGTAGGTCAGTGTCGTTTCCGCGTCCGCTTCAAGACCATTTCCTGTTGCTTGAAGTACGTTTCCAATAAGACCTAGCCCTCTTCTTCCGTTCTCATGAATTGGTAAAGAAGGAGTGCTCCCAATTGCCGCCACCACCGTACCTATCGCCTGTGTCCATGACCCTACTAATTGTTTACTACTTTCTCCCATATGCAATTCCGCCTATCTTTTTTACCTTATTACTATATACGGCCGCATCATTTCATAATCCTCATGCTCTAACATATGACAATGCCAAACGTAAAGTCCGGAATATGGACCAAATTGCATGATAATTCTTGTAACTTCATTCGGATTTGCCCTTACAGTGTCCTTTCTGCCCCTTTCCTGTGGCTCTGGTGCCATACTCGGCCCTAGGTATTCAATTACTTTTTCTTTGTTGTATTTATCTACATTAAATTCTCGTCGATCCAGAATCTGAAAATCTATTAGATGAATATGAATTGGATGGGTATCCGGAGTAAGATTAATAAGATACCAGATTTCTGTTGTACCAAGCTTTGGATTTTCTGAAATTGGAGCATCCCACCCCTTATTATCTAGTAACATAAGTTCTCTTCCGTATTTATCCTTCAAGTGATTAAGAGTTAAATCCCTTCTTTTGACAGCATTCTTTTCAGACAGAAATGGAAGTTGCTCCAATTGTGCAGGAATACTGCTCGTATCAATATACACTACCTCAGGGAGTATCCTGAACTGCAAAACATCACTAATTTCATTTTCAGCGTCTCCATTCGGAAAAGGAGCAGGTGCGTCGTTAATAAACGTAATCCGCTTGCCACCTAAATTGGAAAAATCGA
This window of the Sutcliffiella horikoshii genome carries:
- a CDS encoding DUF6944 family repetitive protein — protein: MGESSKQLVGSWTQAIGTVVAAIGSTPSLPIHENGRRGLGLIGNVLQATGNGLEADAETTLTYGKLGNIIQATGNIMVSAGLIIDFSGDTEERLVISGDLIQALGAITALGSADKSYIVIGNGLQALGNSLQAVGGARELKEEERTVIGLSQVSNEVLIALGSWTQALGTILLAIGLTLEEKN
- a CDS encoding S8 family peptidase gives rise to the protein MQKERLVHVIPYKLENQLFETHQIPEGIELIQAPSIWQAGYKGEGMVVAVIDTGCDAQHPDLEGRIIGGRNFTDDDSGDPENFTDYNGHGTHVAGTIAAINPGSGVVGVAPEAKLLILKALGGKNGSGEYEWIINAINYAASQNVDIISMSLGGPIDVTELHDAIKAAISSNILVVCAAGNEGDGNQYTEEFSYPAAYTEVISVGSINLQRKSSYFTNSNNEIDLVAPGEKIISTIPGGRYAVFSGTSMSAPHVAGALALIKKLTEKEFGRVLSEPELYAQLIKRTIPLGYPKSLEGNGLLYLTTPQLLTDYLRQTNIAETIGV